ACATACAGAGAGTTTCTTCCAGAATTCGCCTGCGGTCCAGGTTTTGCCGTCATTGAACGTAATCAAAGGTTGGTCGAAGAAGCCTCGTCCACCTGTTTCCTTCGTCCCAATCTGCTGCTGGATGAGTTCGGGGGATTCATTTTGGAAAGACTCGTTATCAAAGATCACTGAACTGAGCTGCCTCACCAGAAAATCGTAGACGTCTCTCTTGACGCTGTATTCTTTGCCCTTCATGAGCGCGGCGAGCCGGGTCTGGAGCAACGCCATTTCCTTGCGCGCTCTCACTTTCTTCTCGACCGAGGGCTTCCAGAACGTCAAATTATACTTGGAATACTCAGGATGCGGCGACCGCTTCAGCAGCTGGAAGACATAGTAGGAGCCGTCAACGAGCACCGGCTCCGAAACCGTTCCATCGTTCAATCGATAGACCGCGTCCTCGACGCTCTCCAGCGATTCCGAGTATTCGATTTCCTTGAACTCGGTCTGTTCTGACGGCGCGATCCCTTTTGCGACGTTCTTTTGAAGCTCCGTAGCGCGTCCAAGGTCTGGAACGATCCAATATGCGACCGATCGGCGTTCTCTGAACCTTTTGTAGGCCGAAAGGAGCTCCTTCACTGTGACGTTCACGCGGCGTCGCACCTCGGAATCCATCCATTGCTCATACAGAGCTTCATGAGAATACTCACGCAAGAGCAGCTGGACACGGTCCAGCGTATCGTGCGCACCGCGATGTGCCTCGAATGAGAGTATCGTTTCAGCGACAAGCGTACAGAGGAGAGTCTCTTTGATATCTTTTTCTGGGAGTTTCAATGTCTGAGGCAGGTAATTCAGACGCGCCTGGAATTCCTGCAGATCGATTCTGCGATCGTTGATCCGGACGACCGTCAACCCGTCATTCACATTCACGAATGATGAGAA
The Ignavibacteriales bacterium DNA segment above includes these coding regions:
- a CDS encoding peptidylprolyl isomerase, with the translated sequence MTLQGVDAILRIHISRQFSLCTVFLSTLIFSSFVNVNDGLTVVRINDRRIDLQEFQARLNYLPQTLKLPEKDIKETLLCTLVAETILSFEAHRGAHDTLDRVQLLLREYSHEALYEQWMDSEVRRRVNVTVKELLSAYKRFRERRSVAYWIVPDLGRATELQKNVAKGIAPSEQTEFKEIEYSESLESVEDAVYRLNDGTVSEPVLVDGSYYVFQLLKRSPHPEYSKYNLTFWKPSVEKKVRARKEMALLQTRLAALMKGKEYSVKRDVYDFLVRQLSSVIFDNESFQNESPELIQQQIGTKETGGRGFFDQPLITFNDGKTWTAGEFWKKLSVCPYPLNYKSPETLRSGLLDVVRNIILLESVVEDGKKKRYSDSMYVRSQSQMWSGNLLAQALVTNFRDSISVDESELTRYYNSTKDNHPKPEQRRVIPVIVKTKALAEELRKQINAGADIVSVARQHSLNKLNLDQVNPGVYLNQDSWGEIGTAAFRLKVGGLSEPIRNSDTTYAIVKLLEVKPAAPYPFDEIRTGLYVVLQDRQLQQNLEAFLLRVVKKYDIKVDRAALNRVKYFGGTLAVKKSHFPLRNAVPGFRLFDPKAKWYQEGVSKH